One Aegilops tauschii subsp. strangulata cultivar AL8/78 chromosome 2, Aet v6.0, whole genome shotgun sequence genomic window, AGACTAAAATAAGTGAACAAACACATTAAAGTGCGTTTATATACATTAGATTAAAAAAACATCTTATATCTGTGAACTGAGGGAGTAGCGAATTAGGTCACATGGCGTTAACACTTTCCCTATTCCTAGTAGCGGGATGACACGGCTGTGTAGACCAATTTGGTGCTTATCAGGACCTCGGTGAGAAAACCTATATGAATATATAGCCTTTAAATCAGTTTATGAAAGAGCCCAATGCAAAAAAATGCATGTGGGCAACGAATTCCGGCGAAATAGAAGATCTACGTGACCAAATTTTCCTGCTCCTCAGACTTTCTCTACTATGCCTTTTTTCGTGAACTGCTAAATGACATTTAGGGTAGCAATATTGATTTGACTAGTATTAAATTCAAATCGACCCGCACCTCATCGTTTCTGGAGAAAGAAATCCTTCGCAAAGCAATCAACAGAAATCAAATGAATTACCAGTATCAAGAAATGCCTTGCAACCAAACAACAAAATCAACTAAGGTAGTTGTACGTGCAAAATCTCAATCACATCATATCTCCTACCTTTGCATATGGATTTCCTCCCCGCAGCATATCTCATTCTCAACCCaatcaaaattttcctatgcggAACCACTATAATAAACATGCACCCATTGCAACACATGTGTATTTAGCTAGTCATGCCTAAGGGCTGAGCTAATTTGTGAAGATTCGACCAATACGAAGGTTTACATACCACATGTCATGCTAATCCATTTCTTTCTAGTATAATGAATTTTCTTTTTGACAGAAGCTTGAATATATACTATTTTGAAATTTAGTTTGGGGTTATTGAATTGTGTTGTGTTGAGCAAAATTTATATTTTCTGCTGAAAATAGCCAAAATTTTCAGGTAAAAAATGTTGTACAAATGGTAAAGTAGATATATTAAGCTGGTTGGATAAACGGGATATTCATAATTTTTGGCAATGCCAAATGGAGCCCAAGTCAAATCGTCTTTCCTTACTTAATTACTTTCCAGCAAAACAGAAAAGACAGTCCTATGCCGATTTGAATGCAGTACCATACACATGCCAAAATTAATTATTATCATTTCTAAATCTCTAACTTTGACAATATATGACTATGTTTGTCAGTGTATGTTGTTCTCTTGACCTATCTGAACTCCTTGTAATGGTTGGTTCATTTATTCCATATAAAGAAAAGTGCCTTAAAAAATGATGCTGATGTGTTCCATTTTCAAATTATGAAACCCTTGCAGCCTATAACTGAATCTGCAGGTCGCATATATGTTTTAACAATCGTATAATAATCCATCAGAAAGATCGACTGAAATGTTAAGCATATGTAGCACACTGATTTCAGAGGTCAGACTAAATAACAACAAAAACCACAAGCACACAGATCATAGATAAAAAATCCAACAAGAATAACATATGCAACCCATTCAACCCCCtatcacatgcatgcatatactATGCTTCAAGTACCAGGAATACAGAAGAACACATGGAAATAAACAGCTATCCCTCGTGCATGACAGGACAGAAGTACTCAGAAATCCATGAGAACACCACAAGCCACATGCATCCAGCATCAAACACTGGCTGCATCGTACATGCATGCATATGCTTGCGATCCTCATGTGGTGCGAGGCAAAGGCACTGTGCCATCCCCTCAATCGTTGCATGCAACTTGTCATGCACCGTTCACATCAAACCCAGTACCAGTAGTTGTACCCGATCACTGCCTTTCGGTACCATAAAAAGGAAACGGAATAGGAAGCAAAACAAGAAACAATAAGCGATGCTAGATCGAGTTGACACATGATGCGCAGACCGCAGAACGGACACTGCACTACAGACTTACAATCTTGCAcgaaccacacacacacacacacacatgcagcTAGCTGTAGCAAGAGAGATCTCCATACatttatctctctctctccctgcATGCATGTCCCCCTCACTTCACTTCACACTACAGCAAATCATTTTACTTGACTCGATCCTACATGGAAGGAAATTAAACTAGTGATAAACTCGACTAGAACTTAACCCAAGCTAATCAAAGCCAACTAGGTCGAAACACGAGCAATGCAGCAGTGTTCGACGACGACAACTGACAGTACTAGCTGATACACACACGCACAAATGAGAAGTGCAAAGCCATAACCATGCGTGCGCATGCATGCATACGCGAGCGCACATAAAATATATCTGGCATACCGGCCAAATAGGAGATCGTTCGATCGACCACCGGCTGGGGGCGGGTCGTCGTCGTCGCCTCGATCAGCTCAGCAaccggcggcgggaggcgggcCGGGAGGGGGCTGGTGCTGGTTGCCATGGAAGCTGCCGCTGCTGCTGTCGCCGGCCAGCTGCTGCGGCTTCTTGCGCTTCTTCTTCTCGTAGCTGACGCCGCGGGCGCGGGCCTGGTGCTCGCGGACCTCGCGAAGGTAGAGGCGGACGGCGCGCGCAGCGAAGGGGTTGGACTCGGGGCTGCCGCCGTTCTCCTCGTAGGCGGCGCGGAGGCGGCCGACGAGGGCGTCCAGGCTGCCCCAGGCCTGACGGAGCGGGCACGGGCAGGGTGCCGGCGGGCTCGGGTGGCCGAAGAAGGGGCAGGCCGAGGCGTGCACCTTGGTCTTGCCGAACTGGTCAAGGTAGCGCAGGAACTCCAGGACGTGCGCCCCGCTGCACTGAGCCAGGCTCAGCGGCGGCCGGTGGTTCCGCAGGTACTGCCCGAACGTGTTCCAGTCGCGCCGCTTCTGCGCCTCGTACCTGCTCGGCGACTGCGGAGTGCCCCCTGAGGCCACGGAAAGCGAGGAGGTGATGCTGCTCGAGGAGCCGCCACCGTTGCCCCCTCCAGACAGAGGGCTGTCCGGGTTCGCCGACAGGTCCATGGATCAGCTGCTGAGCAGGAAAAGGAAGGAAGCAGACTCAAGCAATGTGACTGTGATCTGAAACTATTTTCTATTAAATTAACTTCTGTAGGGCTTTCCCTTACACTTCTCTTTTCTTAAACAAATGAAATAAACTACAACTTGCTATTAGAAAAGAAATAGCACTACTGTTCCTACATATTCCAGAACCATGATGAGGTCAATGATTACATGTGTGCATATATATAAACTTGAGCTAGCGATCTGTTTGGGAGCAGCTAGTTCTCTCACCATTCGCCACTGCAATTGATGCTTTTAACTTTCTATATAAGCAGTAGATGCAGAAATATTTAGGACGAACAAGAACCTGGAGATCTTTCAGGAAAGGAAAATTTTGGAATCACCTTTGGTGGTGTTGGCAGCTGAGATCTTGGTTTGGCGCTCTTGGAATTACAGGGCAAAGCCAAATGGTGATGGAGGTTGGCTTGAGAGTCTGCACAAAGATAGAAAACATCAGAGGACACAtacaagaaagaaagaaaggttATTTTGGGAGAGCGATCTGGAAAAGCTCATATCTGTTGCTTCTTACTCGGTGGTGGTGGTAGCCAGCAACAGCCAACAGTTGCTTGTGCTGGCTCTCATAGGTCCATCTGGTGATTGGGAAGATGCTGGGAGAGCAGCAGCTTCATCATCTGTTTGTGATGGTGTGGGGGAATTGTATGCTGCTTCCTCTATTTTTAGGGGGGGATGCCGGGGGTGGTGGATGTATTGTTTGGCCTAAAAAGGGGAGATGTGAAATGACTGAGACATGGAGTACACAGTAGTGACCAGTGAGAGAGTGGAGGAGATGCACTGCTAGTACTGCTAGGGCTTTTAGGTGCTGAAGGGTGGAGCAGGGACACCGAGTGAGAGATGAAAGGTGACATGACAAAAGTAAATATTTTTTTAATTGATAGGTCGGTGTACGGCCTAATGGGGGTGTCGACCTGTTTCTAATTGGTAGTCATTTGATGTCACCGGTCTAAAGTTTCACAATCATACCAACTTGGCAACAAAATATCTAGTAAGCAATTAGGTTCCTTTATTGTACGTTCAAACAGTCTAAACCCATTACCTTCACCATTATATTGTACGTACTAATTAATATAGTACTCCTTCTGTTTCACAAATGTAAGACGTTTTGACAGtttgaacagagggagtacatgtttACGAGACCAAATACTTCACATTACCACGAAGTATGTATTGTAACAAAGTAAAACGTTTAGGCAGTTTATTGTCAAAACGTCTAACATTTGTGAAcatacagagggagtatatgtttACGAGATCAAATACTTTACATTACTATGAAGTATGTATTGTGACAAAGCAAATAAATTATTTGTTCTGAGAAGTGTTGATCCTGATATTCATAGGAACGGGCTAATAAAAACTAAGTGGTGTTTCTGGAATACCATAACATGGCCACTAAATCACATATTTATCATCCCCTGTTGCACTCTCCAATATATATAATCTAGGCATGTCATTCCATGCGCCATCGTCCACTAGAATCAGGGTTTATTTGACCTGATTTTGGTAGTTTGAAGGAGTAGGATGGACTAGGATGGACAGTTTCCAATTGCAAGTGTGCAATATGGCCGGACTTTCGCCTTGTGAAAACAATATGCAGGACATACACATATGCCTTGGTATAGTTTAGCCTTGATGTATTGCATACTCATATTTGAGTGACATTCTGTCATACGGTGAAAAAAAAATAttcttcatgatgaactatatgGAAAATGGAGACTATGCAACAGGTGACTAGGACATGGAGTCACATGTGAAAAAGATATCGATCACATGTTCCACGCGCAATTCTACATTGGATGATACCTTTAAATTTTCATGGTTTTCTTTCTATTTTTCAGATTATCTTAACTTTCAGTCAATTTTGCTAGTGTTTTATCGAGATGTATGTTGTATCAGACTAAAacattaagggcttctttgatatATATGATTTCtaaaatgtaaaaatatgaagaAATAACATAGAGTGTAATATCATGCCCACTTCAATTATTGAATAGGAGTATGTAACACAGTTTTTTTGGTTGCACAATAGAAAAAAACAAAGAATTCTTCCAAATGTGTTGTCAATAAAATTTATCTTCTAAAAAATAGTGCTATGGAATCTTTCATCCCCTAAAAAAGGAATCTTTTCATTACAAATTTTCTAATATTTTTTTCGAGGATTCCAAATTTTGAAATTCGTATACGAGAAAACTTTGAATCAAAGTGACCGTAACAAGGAATATAGAAAGCAGTGGCATATACGGTTTCTCTTATATTTTCAAGCTAGCCATGCATGCTATAGTGACAAATCACATAATCCAAGATCCATTTTTATGAGGGCATTCTTAGGTTCATGTATGCATCTATGCACAATCATATGTGGTCAATTAATTAGTTCATCATGAAAGATCATAGCCTGGAAAATGTTGGCTGACATGTAGTACAACAGGACTCCTAGAAATGggagacaaattgtgtgcaaAGACATATTTACTTCTTATTTATTTGCTTGGTAAATTGTCCCATAGGGTATGCATTGTATTTTAATACATTTTCTATGGTGCTCATATGCATGCCAATATCTTTTGAAGATGGATCTCATTTGCTGGTTATAAGGTGGTGGTTCTTGTTGTTTTTTGCGTAAGCCCCACATGGTTATACTTTATGTAATAAATGTTTTAACATTTATTTACTTTGCTTTGGTGAATTAACATTTCTTTATATACTATATAACTACAAGAATATTTGTGCTCATTTTGATGGTGACTGATGAAATCGAATACTAGTCAATTTTAGACTTTAATGTATATTTTAATTTGTCACTGCAAAGGGGTTACTACTTTCACTATTGTCATTTCTATCTTATCGAGCTGACTAACTAGATGATGAAGTCTTTTCAAACTTTACACCAAAAGGTTACCCAGGACTTTCCATTTTCGAAAGAGAGCGCGGCTTAAATGTCAAGCCTTACATATAATTGAATGCATAACTAGGGGTACACTTGGAGTACACGGATAATTTTCTCTGCTGCAATGATTATTTGCGACGCATTTTGTTAAAGTTAGCTAGCACACAAATAGTGCAGCTACAACTTAGGCTTGGTTAATCAGTGCTTTAGTTGATTGTGAGGCATGCTATTCAGTTCTCAATATTGTAACTTGATATTTTATATATAATTTCACCGTTTTCACCTTTGAGAGAAACACGGAGTGCAACTTGCAGATACATTCATGTGCACACTGAATTACACCATGCTTGCTAGAAAATGAATTTCTCACAGATGTCTCCCTGCAGAATACAGATCCTTAAGGTTTtatttgaaattttaaaatttgtcAGGCGGCTGTCTTTTGCTTTATTTCCACACCTTCTTTTTGCTCAAGTAACCACGCCGAGGCACAGTATACTGGGTCAAAATTGTTTTGTTTGTTATATTTCCTGTTTCATATAGTCTGTGACACTTCGAATTTAAGTGATGAATATGTGTAGCCAAATTATCTTCGCTCTAGGTCCGTGCCCTGCAACTGAATTATGATTTCAAGTTACAACCTGTTATGTTCAGCCTATGGGCAATTGGCAGCTGAGATTAAGGCTCTCATGGTAGGCAAGGAGTTTGTTCCCCAGAAGATTAGTCATTCACAAAATAGGGTAGCAGATCGGTTGGCTTTTTATAGCCGTACTGGGTCGTGTACATCTGTATGGTTGCATTGTGGATCTCCATGTATCAAGGACCTCGTGCCTCTCGATTGTAACCTTATCCTATGGAATAAACTCCTTTTATACCTCGTAAAAAAGACAATATGATTTCAAGTGCAACTTTGAGATTGCACACCCAATACCATGACACGTACTCTCCTTCCTCATATTGGTTTTCACCTCTTCCCTTCTATATGAATAGGCAGTGCTTCTGTCGGTTGCTCGAAAAAAAAACCAATGACACGAGAATGCTATTTTCGCCGATGCATTTCTTTTTCTGTTGTTGTAATCCATTTAAACAATAATACTAGTGATTCTCGAAAATAAAAAAACCTTCTCTGTAAAGAAAtgaaaaaacgctcttatatttctttacgaaGGAAGAACTAGAGAAACGGTTCAAATGCAAAAAGATGCACCGCGGATGAATAAGCAGGGGCTGTGCTGAGCTGTGCACCACAGAAACAAGCAGGCGCTAGCAGCTCTGCATATCACGACGACACGAGACTGTCTAACCAAAGcgaaaataaaaggaaaatagCTCGAATTTATTCTTACATGATTCGATCGGGCCGGGACTGATGTGTCCACTCGTCTTGGGACTTGCCTCCATCATGTACGAATTAATTCCTCTCGTACATTCTTCCGCAGTGCTCTGATGGACTATCTATATATGATCAAGTTGGGGCCTAGCTAGTGGCTAGTACGGAACGCCTGTGCATCTCTACTGTGCGTGGCGTGATCGGTGCTGGTTTAAATTTCATGCAAACATGCATTGGGTAAATTCTTTCTCACATGTTCGTTCTTGCAAGGGAAGAAACATACTCCcaccgtttctaaatataagtcttttcaGACATTCCAATGCGATACATACAAATAAAATGAGTAAATCTGCACtttaaaatacgtctatatacattcgtatgtagtccatattgaaatatctaaaaagacttatatttagaaacggagggagtactatatacACTATATACACCAGAATAGTGTTAAGAGCCATATATATGATGCTGATCCACAATTTAATCAATCACATATGTTGCCATCGAAAAGACTTGTTAATTTATTAATCCCATCAACATGAATGATATCTAAGTTAGGTCTAAATGTTAGGCTGATGGGACTACCAACCAGTTAGCTGTGTGCATTTGATATGTTGAACAGGGGCGTGTACAGTTTTGCTGAGGTGAACAGCACCAAAGAGGCATTACTGCAGCGCAGGTAGGAATCTTTTGGCTAGGGCCCGGCTGGTTAAGTGCTAGTGGTACATGTGAGCAAGCGAGCTATGCAATCAATTAACAGTTCACCTCTTGGAAAAAGAGTTAGCTAGCTACTTGAGCAAGGCAAGCTTCATTATTGGTGCCAAGAGCCTGGCCATGCTTCTAGTTCTAGGGCCAACAAGCCATGTGCGCCTACTGCTTGACCAGATTTCTTCGAAGAAATTGACGAGGAGTTGTGAAACAATTGCCCGTGATGATGCTAGTGACAAGAGATAAAGAAGGATTAGTTTATCGAAGGTGTCTGACACACCTAGCTATACCGGAATTGAAGCATACAGTATAAGATAAATATATACCATGTGTGACACTGGTGCAATCTCTCGCTCAATCGTATGATCTCTTGATTTAACGTCTGATAAAGCGTTATCTTAGGAGCTGTTCCCACAAGAGACATGTTTCTAAACCTTGCTTTCCATAACAATTATAACCACATTTTCTTTGGAACCGTGCGAACTGCATGTGTATTCATAAAAGAAGGAAGAAGTTACTATAATACCAAAGAAGGCATGACCCGGACAACGCCATAGCTACTTGCCATTCCACTCCACTTTCAGCTCTCTCCGCTCAGCCTAGGTCCTCTCCAGCGTTCTTCGGCATAGCATGCAGCGGATCTAAGTTCGACAACTAAAAATTCGTCAACCGGGACCCGCGGAGATGAGGAAGAGTTTGTCATCTGGCTGgctccactacaaaaaaacatttttgtgATGTTACGTCTTTGTCATAGtgggtcatgttttctgtcatgcatgtacatctatgatgattttatgacaaatcaagatagtcatacatgtgttgtcgtaggtctaataggtgtttcataGTTTTCAGTTTCAAATACttcatcagtttcagcattctTAATATCTTTAACTCTatcaagttgttcatcaagaaattcacatagtggcacattatcatcatgcaaggtactagcatcatcataagcatcattcgtagcagaagtagcatcatcaataatttgcgacatatcaggattaatagcatgtgatggtattgcaagtttactcaaaacagaaggtgaatcaagtatagagctagatgacagttccttacctcccctcgtattagagggaaaaatcttggttcttgtatctttcagattcttcatagtgataaatatatataaatttcaagtgactcaacaaatatagctatgctcccgaaaacagcgccagaaaaaggacctgataacccacaagtatagaggatcgcaacagttttcaaaggtagagtattcaacccaaatttattgattcgacacaaggggagtcaaagaatatttgtaagtattagcagttgatttttcaattcaaccacacctggagattaaatatctgcagcaaaatgaTCAGTAACAccgtaatatgatagttttgatagcagtGGTAACAGTAGCAATGGTAATGGTGATAGCAGTAACAGTTTTGTAGCAGTTGTTATAGTAGCAATAGCAATATTCACTTAGCAAGAGCAACAGTTGGAAAacttgtaggcattggattggtgaattcgttggatgatattcattatataacagtcataacctagggcgacacagaactagcaccagttcataaatataatgtaggcatgcatcccgtaaatagtcatacgtgcttatggaaaagcacttgcatgacatcttttgtcctaccctcccgtggcagcggggtccataaagaaactaagggatattaatgcctccttttaatagagaaccggaacaaacattaacacatagtgaatacatgaactcctcaaactacggtcatcaccggaaagtatcccaatTACTGTCACCATGGGGTTTacagatcataacacgtaataggtgcatatggcttgcaagatcggatctagaacatagatataatggtgaaaacataaatggttcagatctgaaatcatggcactcgggccgtaatgacaagcattaagcatagcaaagtcataacaatatcaatctcataacataatggatactagggatcaagacctaacaaaactaactcgattacatgataaatctcatccaactcctgaccgaccagcgagcctacgaaagaattactcactcccggcgggGAGCATCATTGAATTGGTGATTGaggatggttggtgatgacgaagaccgAAGTTCCCCCTCTCCGAAACTctaaacagactccagatctggcctcccgatgaagaacaggaggtggcggcggctccgtatcgtaaaacacgatgaaacttCCTATCCTATTTTTTCTctgaaaataggattttatagcgtcgggaTTAGGGCCAGCGGGGCCTCGAGGGccccaccacccaccagggcgcgccagagggggtggcgcgccctggtgtcttgtgggcagcCAGCCCCCCCTCCAGTGGGTCTTggttctagtattttttatttattgcaaaataattcttcaaaaagtttcgtccaaatccgagaacttttatttctgcacaaaaacaacaccatgttagttctgctgaaaacaacgttagtccgggttagtttcgttcaaatcatgcaaattagagtacAAAACATGggcaaaagcgttaggaaaagtagatacgatggagagtATCACGTCCCTGTACCCTTTATATATTATAGAAAATAAACAAAAAGGTGCAAGTCACATGCACCACAAAAATCTCCTCCGATCTATTTTTCTTTGCAAGTTATACGGGAGTTTCTGTCGAGTCGTTCCGTCTTGCCGAGATCAATCGATCCATCTAAAGCCAGCCTCAAGATTGTGTGTACGTACTTCTACAGCAAGACTTGCACGTACGGCAGGGATCGATCAAGCAGCCTGCCTGAGTGGTTCTTAGTGCATGTACGTGCTGATGTAGCTCTGGGTAAATTGATCCCGTGATCAAAAgccaacaattggtatcagagcctcgacgaTCTACGATGATGACAGACAACGACAAGGAGTCGGTCAAGTCCGGCGACGGCGGTTCCAAGGCGAACATGAACGGCGACAAGGTGAAGAAAGGCGGCAAGTCAGCAACCCGTGGCGCAGGAACGGGTGGTGGCAACGTACTGGCGCATCGCAACATCCCCATCCAGTACCCGATGCTCACCGACACCAATTACATCGTGTGGGCGGTGAAGATTATTCTCCAAACCCTCCGAGTGTTACAGGAAATCATGGACAACGACGTCGACAAGGAGTGCGACAAAGGTGCCATGGCCACAACGATTCTATGAGGATTGGAGAAGATCGCGTCACAAAGGCTCGGGCACAAGTGTTCAAGCACCAATTTCACAAGTTGTAGATGGAGGAAACTGAATCGGTGAACGACTACGCCATGCGTCTGATTACTTTGGTGGGAGAGATCCGCGCGCTTGGTGTGAAGCTCGAGGAAGCCGAGATCGTGGAGAAATTTTTCGGTTCGGTGACTGATAAATTCACATACATCATCGAAACGCTCGAGCAGCGTTATGACATCAACGACATGACCATAAAGGAGGCGATCAGACGATTGTGGACATGGGAAGAGAATGCTCGTGGCTGTCGGAAAGGCAACGGAGGAGTTAGTGACCAACTCATGTACTCGTGCGCAGATTGGGAGTCCCCAAGTGGCAAAGGAAGGCGCAACGTTGGCGATGGCTCAAGCAATGCGAAGCGTTGCGAATAAACCAGAAAAGGCAAAGAAAAAGGCAAGACACAAGGTCGTGGTAAGGCGGACCGACCTAAAGAGCGGGAGTCAAAGAACTTGGATATGTCTCAGGTCAAGTGCTATAACTGCAACGAGATGTGTCACTTtgcgaaggattgtctggagccTAACAAGCGGGAGATCAAGGCAAATTTGGCGAAGCAGGAAGACGAACGTCCATGTCTTCTGATGGCCGAAGTTTGTGATCTTGTCCAAAAGGTGGTTATGAAACCAAACCGGAAGGTGCTACTTCATGAGAAGAAAGTAATACCAAAGTTAACGAACCAAAATGTGTCATGGTATCTAGACACGGGTGCCAGTAACCACATGACGGGGTGCAAGGAGAAATTCCTCGAGCTAGAATATGATGTTCAAGCTCGGTCAAGTTCGGTGATGGTTCAAATGTGGATATTTGCCGGCAAGGATATGTCCTCTTCGAGGGTCTCACAGGAGAACATCGCATTCTCACCGAAGTATACTACATCCCACGGCTTGGCAACAACATCATCTCTGTCAGAAAAGTTGATGAGAATGGATGCAAGGTGGATATTGAGAACGGAGTGATGGCGATCTTAGACAACCTCTGAAACGTGCTAGCCCGTGTAAATCACACATGGAACATGCTCTACATCCTCAACCTTGATCAATCTCAACCAGAGTGTTGGCTTGCCAAGAGTGATGATTATTCGTGGTTATGGCATGCTAGATTTGGACACGTTAAGTTCTACGCCTTGAAGAAGATGTCGAAGATGGAGATGGTATTTGGGATGCCGTTTATCAAGCATGTTGATCGAGTATGTGATgcgtgcttgatacgtctccaacgtatctataatttttgattgttccatattgttatattatcattcttggatgttttacaatcattttatagcaactttatatcattttttgggaataacatattgacatagtgcccagtgccagttgctgttttttgcttgtttttttacatcgcagaaaatcaattccaaatggagtccaaatgcagcaacactttttggagaatttttatggaccagaaggaacaacatgggccaaagaagtaccagaggggtgtcccgaggggggaacaacccacctgggcgcgcctggggccccaggcgcaccctggtgggttgtgccgacctcggtggcctcctgcaccacctctttgccctataaatacccaaatattccagaaaccctaggggagtcgacgaaacacaattccagccgccgcaagttctagaaccacgagatccaatctagacaccatcacggaggggttcatcatcctcattggtgcctctctgatgatgcatgagtagttcattgtagacctacgggtccataggcaGTAGCCAGATGGATTCCACTCTCTCTTTTGATtgtcaatacaatggtctcttggagatctatttgatgtaactctttttgcggtgtgtttgttgggatccgatgaactttgagtttatgatcagatctatttatccatgaaagttatttgagttttgatctcttatatatatgcatgattatttatagcctcgtatttcttcttcaaatctttggtttagttaggccaactagatcgatttttcttgccatgggaagaggtgctttgtgatgggttcgatcatGCGGtattctttcccagtgacagaaagggaagcaagacacgtattgatcgttgctattaaggataacaagatggggtcggttcctacatgaatagatcttgtctacatcatgtcatcgttcttattgcattactccgtttctccatgaacttaatacactagatgcatgctggatagcggtcgatatgtgaagtaattgtagtagatgcaggcagtagttggtctactaatcttggacgt contains:
- the LOC109759234 gene encoding protein G1-like4, yielding MDLSANPDSPLSGGGNGGGSSSSITSSLSVASGGTPQSPSRYEAQKRRDWNTFGQYLRNHRPPLSLAQCSGAHVLEFLRYLDQFGKTKVHASACPFFGHPSPPAPCPCPLRQAWGSLDALVGRLRAAYEENGGSPESNPFAARAVRLYLREVREHQARARGVSYEKKKRKKPQQLAGDSSSGSFHGNQHQPPPGPPPAAGC